In the genome of Thermodesulfobacteriota bacterium, the window CGCTGGCGCGCGCGCCCGTCCATCCCGATCATCTGGCGATCGCCGCCGAGGAACCGAGTCACGGCTTGGAGTTAGGCCTGGCGGCCGTGACGGTTCTGGCTGTACTCGTGGCCTTGCTC includes:
- a CDS encoding NADH-quinone oxidoreductase subunit L, yielding MTIPLLVLAALSLGGGWIGISEAYTGGRIANGFEQFVRPALARAPVHPDHLAIAAEEPSHGLELGLAAVTVLAVLVALL